A part of Bartonella quintana genomic DNA contains:
- a CDS encoding DUF4159 domain-containing protein, with the protein MSFGTPLLLLGLLFLPIIWWLLRITPPSPHKELFPPLRFLPKSGNQQEAQNHTPWWLLVLRLTMAALIIIALAQPTWNKKPTILSGSQPLALIIDNGWASAKEWKKRVTVAETLLAQAEKHQKNVYFLPTAQSNISNIGPLPAKTVKQHLMHLQPQPWPVNRVRALKKLIEKAKDKPLDIAYLSDGLQTTEDNQAFSLIEQLKPKTFLWYLADISDLTGIIAIENNNGDIGARVIRATTHGETTVTLNLYDLNSQLLGRFAKNFHEGETTTLVPFNLPLELYNNIAWIKIENHAHAAATFLVDSHNRVNRVALLSPNVNEMAQPLLSPFYYIIKALQGHTQLITAGGKEFSVDINNLLKQNPSVFIMGDIVNMSKEAEDKLSDFINKGGTLIRFAGENLSATEHHDNLLPVPLRPGKRLLGSIMSWTKPQKLAPFTKNSLFFDLPFPEDITVSRQILAEPNSNLLKKTLLSLADGTPLITAASRGKGILILIHIAPDPTWSNLPLSGFFAQMLQKLITLSAYENKNPTQIKITTVQNPWRTLTADGQLQPPPSDVVPLVIDAQEPPLASFHTPPGLYGFKNNLYALNLLNHSSRLMKQSSLPPSLSKSPLSYDTKEKHLTGPLLGLAILLFAFDNFLILWMGGAFFLNRRSNMLFFLPLILSLITLFFHVPIVHAYDAENHDETIVQAAGATHLAYIITNNHEIDTTSKSGLETLSQFIAERTMLSPSSVIGLDLDKDELAFYPLIYWPIDSNSPLPTQRSLEKINNFMKNGGTVLFDTRDQINANLNLEGTATPATQRLRTILKGLNIPAIEPASADHVIAYSFYIMPDFPGLYRGSPLWVESSSMNKKNKNPLATGDNVSSLLITANNFAGAWALDEKGMWKYPLIPNDPMQRLWAFRAGLNIVIYVLTGNYKADQVHVPALLERFKREKRQ; encoded by the coding sequence TTGAGTTTTGGTACTCCCCTGCTTTTACTTGGGCTTTTGTTCTTACCGATCATTTGGTGGTTGTTGCGGATAACACCTCCATCCCCGCATAAAGAACTCTTTCCTCCTTTGCGCTTTCTGCCTAAATCAGGCAATCAACAGGAAGCCCAAAACCATACACCTTGGTGGCTATTGGTGCTACGATTAACCATGGCAGCACTGATTATTATCGCTTTGGCACAGCCTACTTGGAATAAAAAGCCAACGATACTCTCCGGATCTCAACCACTTGCACTTATTATCGATAATGGATGGGCATCTGCAAAAGAATGGAAAAAACGTGTTACTGTTGCCGAAACCCTCCTTGCACAAGCAGAAAAACATCAAAAAAATGTTTATTTTCTTCCAACAGCCCAAAGCAACATTTCGAATATTGGTCCCTTGCCTGCAAAAACAGTAAAACAACATTTAATGCATTTGCAACCCCAACCTTGGCCTGTCAACCGTGTACGCGCACTGAAAAAACTGATTGAAAAAGCCAAAGATAAACCTCTCGATATTGCTTACTTAAGCGATGGATTACAAACAACCGAAGATAATCAAGCTTTCTCTCTCATTGAACAGCTAAAACCCAAAACATTTTTGTGGTATTTAGCTGATATTTCCGATCTAACTGGCATAATAGCCATAGAAAATAACAACGGAGACATTGGTGCACGCGTCATTCGTGCAACCACGCACGGAGAAACTACGGTCACATTAAACCTTTATGACTTAAACAGTCAACTCCTTGGCCGTTTTGCGAAAAACTTTCACGAGGGAGAAACAACAACTCTTGTTCCTTTTAACCTACCACTTGAATTATACAATAATATTGCATGGATAAAAATCGAAAACCATGCCCATGCTGCAGCCACCTTCCTAGTTGATAGCCATAATCGAGTAAACCGCGTTGCGCTTCTCTCACCAAATGTCAATGAAATGGCACAGCCCTTACTTTCTCCATTTTATTACATTATCAAGGCATTGCAAGGCCATACGCAGCTTATAACAGCAGGAGGAAAAGAGTTTTCCGTTGATATTAATAACTTACTCAAACAAAATCCATCTGTTTTCATTATGGGTGACATTGTCAATATGTCAAAAGAAGCAGAAGACAAACTCTCTGATTTTATCAATAAAGGTGGAACACTCATCCGCTTTGCAGGAGAAAATTTAAGTGCGACAGAACACCATGATAACCTGCTACCAGTGCCACTGCGTCCTGGCAAACGCCTGCTTGGAAGTATCATGTCTTGGACTAAGCCGCAAAAACTTGCACCTTTTACAAAAAATAGCTTGTTCTTTGATCTTCCGTTCCCCGAAGACATCACAGTCTCACGCCAAATTCTAGCGGAACCGAACTCAAATCTTTTAAAAAAAACTTTGCTCAGCCTTGCTGATGGAACACCTCTTATTACAGCGGCTAGTCGTGGCAAAGGCATACTCATTCTTATTCATATTGCCCCTGACCCCACGTGGTCAAATCTTCCTCTTTCTGGTTTTTTTGCACAAATGTTGCAAAAACTCATCACATTGAGTGCCTATGAAAACAAAAACCCAACACAGATAAAAATAACAACAGTACAAAACCCTTGGCGGACATTAACCGCCGATGGACAACTACAACCCCCTCCCTCTGATGTTGTTCCGCTCGTCATTGATGCGCAAGAGCCACCCCTTGCCTCTTTTCATACCCCGCCCGGGCTTTACGGTTTTAAAAATAATCTTTATGCACTCAATCTCTTAAATCATTCATCGCGCTTGATGAAACAATCGTCCTTGCCACCCTCTTTAAGTAAGAGTCCATTATCCTACGACACAAAAGAAAAACATCTCACTGGTCCACTTTTAGGATTAGCCATCTTATTATTCGCCTTTGACAATTTTCTCATTTTATGGATGGGAGGCGCTTTTTTTCTCAATCGACGGAGCAATATGCTTTTTTTTCTCCCCCTCATACTAAGTCTCATCACATTATTCTTCCATGTACCAATTGTTCATGCATACGACGCAGAAAATCATGATGAAACCATAGTACAAGCAGCTGGTGCTACACATCTTGCTTATATTATAACCAACAACCATGAAATCGATACAACGAGTAAGAGCGGACTAGAAACTCTCAGTCAATTTATTGCAGAGCGTACAATGCTTTCGCCCAGCTCTGTGATAGGACTTGATCTTGATAAAGATGAACTCGCCTTCTATCCTCTTATTTATTGGCCGATTGATTCTAACAGTCCTTTACCAACACAAAGGAGTCTTGAAAAAATAAATAATTTTATGAAAAATGGAGGCACAGTTTTATTTGACACGCGCGATCAAATAAATGCCAATCTCAATCTTGAAGGCACTGCAACCCCAGCCACACAAAGATTACGAACCATCTTAAAAGGGTTAAACATTCCAGCCATTGAGCCCGCATCAGCTGATCATGTTATTGCTTATTCTTTTTATATTATGCCAGATTTTCCTGGTCTCTATCGTGGTTCACCTTTATGGGTTGAATCATCATCAATGAATAAAAAAAACAAAAATCCTCTTGCCACTGGTGATAATGTAAGTTCTCTTCTTATTACCGCCAATAACTTCGCTGGTGCTTGGGCACTGGACGAAAAAGGCATGTGGAAATATCCACTTATTCCCAATGACCCAATGCAACGCCTATGGGCATTTCGAGCAGGATTGAATATTGTTATCTATGTTCTTACCGGAAACTATAAAGCCGACCAAGTTCATGTCCCTGCACTCTTGGAACGCTTTAAAAGAGAAAAAAGGCAATGA
- a CDS encoding glutamine amidotransferase: protein MISFFTFQPFLPLSWILLLGGISALFVITGLVIQRQGSLLRLMTLASLIVTLLNPMIIKEQREPLKSTIGIVIDRSNSQTFGTRTIDSDEARAQLTNALARYPQFEPCFIDAGKLSNNQYEPSTNLFHALTQALADVPLSRYAGTILITDGQVHDIPPLSDLHHKAPVNALITGKSDEFDRQIKFIAPPRFAFINKPQRLSILVEDKGQPQESTSAQANITVSVNGQEVGHYSVIPGTIFQTEITLPHAEKNIIQVATDPQRGELSSENNRAIAMIEGIRENLRVLLISGAPYNGERTWRDLLKGDSNIDLVHFTILRPPNKADNTPLSQLSLVVFPTTKLFVEEINNFDLIILDGYQHSAVLPLIYYDYIAQYVQKGGALLIITGPEFTQKNSLAKTPLISVLPALPNGVIIQKPFRPTLTKEGKRHPVTRGLATPTYPASQWGQWLRQIAIQNINKGIALMKGADEQPLLLLSHFGKGRVGMLLSDESWLWARSFEGGGPYAALYRRISHWLMKEPELEEEKLSTTSDHHRLMIRRQTLKDHPEPVEITFPSGKKENIILTKEKEGLFTAAINTNEKGIFTIQNGDLTVLSAVGMLDNLELFDLISTEEKLAPISKHTGGHITRLHNKKKESIDLPPIKLVRSQTGSTSPLVRSIVLKEATETRLINAFYFSIFSGFCALLTCLLLLSSMWYRESR, encoded by the coding sequence ATGATATCATTCTTTACTTTTCAGCCTTTTTTGCCACTCTCTTGGATCCTATTATTAGGAGGGATATCTGCTCTTTTTGTGATTACCGGCCTCGTTATACAGCGTCAAGGATCTTTATTGCGTCTAATGACATTGGCTTCATTGATCGTTACTTTGCTGAATCCAATGATCATAAAAGAGCAACGTGAACCACTCAAAAGCACTATCGGCATTGTGATTGATCGTAGCAACAGCCAAACATTCGGCACACGTACAATCGATAGTGACGAAGCACGCGCGCAATTAACCAATGCATTGGCGCGTTATCCACAATTTGAGCCGTGCTTTATCGATGCTGGAAAACTTTCTAACAATCAATATGAACCCTCAACGAATTTGTTTCATGCTTTAACACAGGCTCTAGCCGATGTACCACTATCTCGTTATGCAGGCACAATTTTAATCACTGATGGGCAAGTGCATGACATTCCACCATTATCCGATCTTCACCATAAAGCGCCTGTCAATGCTCTTATAACAGGAAAATCAGATGAATTTGACCGCCAAATCAAATTTATTGCTCCCCCCCGCTTTGCCTTTATAAATAAACCACAAAGGCTCTCCATCTTAGTAGAAGATAAAGGTCAACCCCAAGAATCTACATCAGCGCAGGCAAATATTACGGTAAGTGTCAATGGACAAGAAGTTGGCCATTACTCTGTAATTCCCGGGACCATTTTTCAAACTGAAATTACCCTGCCCCATGCTGAAAAAAATATCATTCAAGTTGCCACTGATCCACAGAGAGGTGAATTAAGCTCTGAAAATAATCGCGCCATAGCCATGATTGAAGGAATCAGAGAAAATTTGCGTGTCCTTCTTATTTCAGGTGCGCCTTACAATGGTGAACGAACATGGCGTGATCTTTTGAAAGGTGACTCCAATATTGATCTCGTTCATTTTACGATTTTGCGTCCTCCCAACAAAGCAGACAATACGCCATTAAGCCAATTGTCACTTGTGGTATTCCCTACAACAAAGCTCTTTGTTGAAGAGATTAATAATTTTGATCTGATTATCCTGGACGGCTACCAACATTCTGCGGTTCTTCCATTAATCTATTATGATTATATTGCCCAATATGTACAAAAGGGTGGTGCATTGCTGATAATAACAGGGCCTGAATTTACCCAAAAAAACTCGCTTGCGAAGACACCTTTAATAAGCGTCCTGCCCGCATTGCCCAATGGTGTTATTATTCAAAAGCCTTTTCGTCCTACATTAACCAAAGAAGGTAAACGTCATCCTGTCACAAGAGGTCTCGCAACACCTACCTATCCAGCCTCTCAATGGGGGCAATGGCTACGACAAATTGCCATTCAAAACATAAACAAAGGCATTGCCCTCATGAAAGGAGCTGATGAACAACCACTTTTACTTCTCTCCCATTTTGGTAAAGGACGTGTAGGCATGTTGCTTTCCGACGAAAGTTGGCTTTGGGCACGAAGTTTTGAGGGTGGAGGACCATATGCAGCTCTTTATCGGCGAATTTCCCATTGGCTTATGAAAGAACCAGAACTTGAAGAGGAAAAGTTAAGCACCACTAGTGACCATCATCGTTTAATGATTCGCCGCCAAACGCTCAAAGATCACCCAGAACCAGTCGAAATAACCTTTCCCTCCGGCAAAAAAGAAAATATCATTCTTACCAAAGAGAAAGAAGGGCTCTTTACTGCAGCTATCAACACCAATGAAAAAGGGATTTTTACCATACAAAATGGGGATTTAACAGTCCTTTCTGCTGTGGGGATGCTCGATAATCTGGAATTGTTTGACTTAATTTCAACGGAAGAAAAACTAGCTCCCATCAGTAAACACACTGGCGGACACATCACACGATTACACAACAAGAAAAAAGAAAGCATTGATCTTCCTCCTATCAAATTGGTTCGATCACAAACCGGCTCTACATCTCCCCTTGTTCGTTCAATTGTTCTCAAAGAAGCAACAGAAACCCGTTTAATTAACGCTTTTTATTTTTCGATCTTTTCTGGTTTCTGCGCACTGCTCACCTGCCTTTTACTATTGAGCAGTATGTGGTATCGTGAAAGCCGTTAA
- a CDS encoding metallophosphoesterase family protein produces the protein MLTPMFYLAHISDVHLPPLPQPSLVELLGKRFTGYLNWQKKRKNQMAKNALETLIDTLKKKKPDHLVISGDLINLALDKEFEQARNWLLNQGQPQNISLTFGNHDAYVRGAFQKACTLFQPWITGDFPQKNALPFPYMRIRKNVAIIGASSAIATPPFQASGYFGKMQAQTLAQLLNEAAARNLFRVIMIHHPPFHHATSWHKKLWGIERFLKVIKHHGCDLVLHGHTHLPTLNIVEGTMGKIPIVGVASASQAFGDTSPPAGFNLFSIERFHHQWHCQLQRYSLINQKSEMACTEIIDL, from the coding sequence ATGCTAACGCCCATGTTTTATCTTGCCCACATATCAGATGTACATCTTCCACCTCTGCCACAACCTTCCTTAGTCGAGCTTTTGGGGAAGCGCTTTACCGGCTATCTTAATTGGCAAAAAAAACGCAAGAACCAAATGGCAAAAAATGCCCTAGAAACTTTAATAGACACCTTAAAAAAGAAAAAACCTGATCACTTGGTGATCTCTGGTGATCTTATCAATCTTGCTCTCGATAAGGAATTTGAACAAGCACGTAATTGGTTGCTTAACCAAGGTCAGCCTCAAAATATTTCTTTAACATTTGGGAATCATGACGCCTATGTTCGTGGAGCATTCCAAAAGGCATGCACTCTTTTCCAACCTTGGATCACAGGTGATTTTCCTCAAAAGAACGCTCTTCCCTTTCCTTATATGCGCATTCGCAAGAATGTAGCCATTATAGGTGCTTCTTCAGCCATTGCTACACCACCTTTTCAAGCTTCTGGCTATTTTGGCAAAATGCAAGCGCAAACTTTAGCACAACTTTTAAACGAAGCTGCAGCACGCAATCTCTTTCGTGTCATCATGATCCATCATCCCCCCTTTCACCATGCAACCTCTTGGCATAAAAAATTATGGGGCATAGAGCGTTTTCTAAAGGTTATTAAACATCATGGCTGTGACCTTGTTCTTCACGGACATACCCATTTACCAACATTGAATATCGTTGAAGGAACAATGGGGAAAATTCCTATTGTGGGTGTTGCCTCTGCATCGCAAGCTTTTGGCGATACCTCCCCCCCCGCAGGCTTCAACTTATTTTCCATTGAGCGGTTTCATCATCAATGGCACTGTCAGTTACAACGTTATAGTCTTATCAATCAAAAAAGTGAAATGGCGTGTACTGAAATAATTGATCTTTAA
- a CDS encoding cation diffusion facilitator family transporter, whose translation MDVKINIQSLTLYSIFVACIVFALKYWAYHITGSVALYSDALESTVNILATLAAWWAVKISVKPADHNHPFGHHKAEYFSTILEGVLIIIAAVIILREAWMAFSTVKLLQEPGIWLVIHFVASVINYLWGWILMRQGKIHRSPALKADGMHFITDVFTSLVILIGLVVGFVGRWGILDPILAIIVAVNILFQGWKVINSAIQGLMDVGVELNENMRIRELISANAHGALEVHDLLTRVAGRVTFIEFHLVVPAAMQVREAHQICDKIEGVLQEEFDNVRISIHVEPENEAKLPPGTTMIPFL comes from the coding sequence ATGGATGTAAAAATCAATATACAAAGCTTAACCTTATACTCTATTTTTGTTGCTTGTATCGTTTTTGCTTTGAAATATTGGGCATATCACATCACCGGTTCGGTTGCACTATATTCTGATGCATTGGAATCAACCGTCAATATACTTGCGACATTGGCAGCATGGTGGGCTGTTAAAATCAGTGTGAAGCCGGCAGATCATAATCATCCTTTTGGACACCATAAAGCGGAATATTTTTCCACAATTCTCGAAGGAGTGCTGATCATTATTGCGGCAGTTATCATTTTAAGAGAAGCGTGGATGGCTTTTTCGACCGTTAAATTGTTGCAGGAACCTGGAATATGGCTCGTTATTCATTTTGTCGCGAGTGTTATAAATTATCTGTGGGGTTGGATTCTTATGAGGCAGGGAAAAATCCATCGTTCACCGGCTCTTAAGGCTGATGGCATGCATTTTATAACAGATGTTTTTACTTCACTTGTCATTTTAATTGGTCTGGTTGTTGGTTTTGTGGGTAGATGGGGTATTTTGGATCCAATTTTAGCGATAATTGTTGCTGTTAATATTCTTTTTCAAGGATGGAAGGTGATTAACAGTGCCATTCAGGGATTAATGGATGTTGGTGTTGAATTGAATGAAAATATGCGGATTCGTGAACTTATTTCTGCAAATGCACATGGTGCGCTTGAAGTGCATGATTTGCTTACGCGTGTTGCTGGCAGAGTTACTTTTATAGAATTTCATTTGGTTGTGCCGGCTGCAATGCAGGTAAGAGAAGCACACCAGATTTGCGATAAAATTGAAGGTGTTCTTCAAGAAGAATTTGACAATGTGCGTATTTCTATTCATGTAGAGCCAGAGAATGAGGCTAAGTTGCCTCCAGGTACAACGATGATTCCTTTTTTATAA
- the mnmA gene encoding tRNA 2-thiouridine(34) synthase MnmA, producing the protein MFLNSLDLPGQPDNSRIVVAMSGGVDSSVVAGLLKKEGYDVIGITLQLYDHGAATHRVGACCAGQDIEDARRVAETLGIPHYVLDYEKRFREAVIDPFAESYAHGETPVPCVACNQTVKFADLLATARELGADALATGHYIRSRPHGAHRALFRPFDVKRDQSYFLFATTQEQIDYLRFPLGDLPKAHVREIATEMGFVVADKHDSQDICFVPQGKYSDVITKLRPEAVNPGVIVHIDGQVLGKHSGIVNYTVGQRRGIGAATGEALYVVYLDVENARVIVGPREMLETHKLFLRDVNWLGDERLDNFPSDGLEVAVKVRSTRPSHLARLHYKEDVFSVDFLECENSVAPGQACVFYDGNGDGARILGGGFVTHSQRAVGVEMMLKRVLCNPETKAAVSSELKTTASK; encoded by the coding sequence ATGTTTTTGAACAGTCTTGATTTGCCAGGACAACCTGATAATTCTCGCATTGTTGTAGCAATGTCGGGCGGGGTTGATTCATCGGTTGTTGCAGGTCTTTTGAAAAAGGAAGGTTACGATGTCATTGGGATTACGTTGCAGCTTTATGATCATGGTGCTGCAACACATCGCGTAGGAGCATGTTGTGCTGGACAAGATATTGAGGATGCGCGTCGCGTAGCAGAGACATTGGGAATACCTCATTATGTTCTTGATTATGAAAAACGATTTCGTGAAGCTGTGATTGATCCTTTCGCAGAAAGCTATGCACATGGAGAGACGCCTGTACCATGTGTGGCATGCAATCAGACTGTGAAGTTTGCTGATTTACTAGCAACTGCGCGTGAATTAGGTGCGGATGCTTTGGCAACAGGCCATTATATTCGCTCGCGTCCTCATGGTGCGCATCGGGCACTCTTTCGCCCTTTTGATGTTAAACGTGATCAGAGTTATTTTCTTTTTGCAACAACACAGGAACAGATTGATTATTTGCGTTTTCCACTTGGTGACTTGCCTAAAGCACATGTTCGTGAAATAGCAACAGAAATGGGCTTTGTTGTTGCCGATAAACATGACAGTCAGGATATTTGTTTTGTTCCGCAAGGAAAATATTCTGATGTTATCACAAAACTGCGTCCAGAAGCCGTTAATCCTGGGGTTATTGTGCATATCGATGGACAGGTTTTAGGTAAACACTCGGGAATTGTTAATTATACTGTTGGTCAACGTCGTGGTATTGGTGCTGCAACCGGTGAAGCGCTTTATGTAGTTTATCTAGACGTGGAAAATGCACGTGTTATTGTTGGGCCGCGTGAAATGTTGGAAACACATAAACTCTTTTTGCGTGATGTGAATTGGCTTGGTGATGAGCGATTGGACAATTTTCCTTCCGATGGCCTTGAGGTGGCTGTAAAAGTTCGCTCAACGCGTCCTTCACATCTTGCTCGCTTGCATTATAAAGAAGATGTTTTTTCTGTTGACTTTTTGGAGTGCGAAAATAGTGTAGCACCAGGGCAAGCTTGTGTTTTTTATGATGGAAATGGTGATGGAGCCCGCATTCTTGGGGGTGGGTTTGTAACCCATTCACAACGTGCTGTTGGTGTTGAAATGATGTTGAAACGCGTTTTATGCAATCCAGAAACAAAAGCTGCTGTTTCCTCCGAACTTAAAACAACCGCTTCTAAATAA
- a CDS encoding DUF1153 domain-containing protein codes for MTNSIKTQMKYVTGPDGSPLTIADLPPKTTRRWVIRRKAEVVAAVRGGLLSLDEACQRYTLTVEEFLSWQSLIDEHGLAGLRTTRIQHYRH; via the coding sequence ATGACAAACTCGATAAAAACACAAATGAAATATGTTACTGGGCCAGATGGAAGTCCACTCACAATCGCCGACTTACCGCCTAAAACCACAAGGCGCTGGGTGATCCGTCGCAAAGCTGAAGTTGTTGCAGCTGTAAGAGGTGGATTGTTAAGTCTTGATGAGGCATGTCAACGCTATACTTTGACCGTAGAGGAATTTCTTTCATGGCAGAGTTTGATCGATGAACATGGCTTAGCTGGATTACGAACAACCAGAATCCAACATTATAGACATTAA
- a CDS encoding flagellar export protein FliJ, with product MKPRESMVRLKMFQVRGKRREIAQLEMMIAEFERMVLELEAQIIHEERKSGNNDIHHFAYSSFARAARQRRDNLINSIRDLQLQKTNAEIALHEVTTELQRARLLEVRENGAVAGDDSIMIQSNSMTR from the coding sequence ATGAAGCCACGGGAAAGTATGGTGCGACTAAAGATGTTTCAAGTGCGTGGGAAACGTCGTGAAATCGCACAGCTTGAGATGATGATCGCAGAATTTGAGCGAATGGTATTAGAGCTGGAAGCGCAAATTATTCATGAAGAACGTAAATCTGGAAACAATGATATTCATCATTTTGCTTATTCTTCTTTTGCTCGTGCAGCGCGACAAAGGCGCGATAATCTTATAAATTCAATTCGTGATTTGCAACTGCAGAAAACAAATGCTGAAATTGCTCTCCATGAAGTCACTACAGAGTTACAACGTGCACGGCTTTTAGAGGTGCGGGAAAATGGGGCAGTAGCAGGTGATGACAGTATCATGATTCAATCTAACTCGATGACCAGATAA
- the ctrA gene encoding response regulator transcription factor CtrA, with protein sequence MRVLLIEDDKATTQSIELMLKSANFNVYITDLGEEGADLGKLYDYDIILLDLNLPDMSGYDVLRTLRLAKIKTPVLILSGMNAIEDKVRGFGFGADDYMTKPFHKDELIARIHAVVRRSKGHAQSIIVTGDLTVNLDAKTVEVAGRPVHLTSKEYQMLELLSLRKGTTLTKEMFLNHLYGGMDEPELKIIDVFICKLRKKLEEVSSSANYIDTVWGRGYVLRDPVEENVRKTA encoded by the coding sequence ATGCGCGTATTATTAATTGAAGATGATAAAGCAACCACTCAGAGTATTGAGTTAATGCTAAAGTCGGCAAATTTTAATGTCTATATCACTGATCTAGGTGAAGAAGGTGCCGATTTAGGTAAGCTTTATGATTACGATATCATTTTGCTTGATCTGAATCTACCGGATATGTCAGGCTACGATGTCCTGCGGACCTTAAGATTGGCAAAAATAAAAACCCCTGTTCTCATTCTTTCCGGCATGAATGCCATTGAAGATAAAGTCCGGGGATTTGGCTTTGGTGCGGATGATTATATGACTAAGCCATTCCATAAGGATGAGCTCATTGCACGTATTCATGCGGTTGTTCGTCGCTCTAAAGGCCATGCACAATCGATCATTGTCACTGGCGATCTCACCGTCAATCTTGATGCAAAAACAGTCGAAGTTGCTGGACGTCCCGTTCATTTAACTAGTAAAGAATACCAGATGCTAGAGCTTCTCTCTCTGCGCAAAGGCACCACACTCACCAAAGAAATGTTTCTCAATCATCTCTACGGTGGAATGGATGAACCAGAACTGAAAATTATTGATGTTTTTATATGTAAACTGCGGAAGAAATTAGAAGAAGTATCTTCTAGCGCAAACTACATTGATACAGTTTGGGGACGGGGCTATGTGTTACGTGATCCAGTTGAAGAAAACGTACGTAAAACCGCTTAA
- the chpT gene encoding histidine phosphotransferase ChpT, whose amino-acid sequence MTLAVSLKSTDLAALLCSRICHDLISPVGAIQNAMELYDEGGTDEDTLQLVRWAVASASARLQFLRLAFGFSGAAGSQVDTRSAEQVAQQYMKEEKATLKWQAPALLLPKNEVKLLLNLLLIANTTASRGGEIVVMILQDEDKRSFRFEICGKTLRIPAHFVALYNGRIQEELIDAQVIQFYYTMLLAEMTAMEINIEETASCIVLESTKNL is encoded by the coding sequence ATGACGTTAGCTGTTTCTTTAAAGTCTACCGATCTTGCTGCTTTGCTCTGTAGCCGTATTTGCCATGATTTGATTTCACCTGTTGGTGCTATCCAAAATGCGATGGAGCTTTACGATGAAGGAGGAACAGATGAAGATACTTTGCAATTGGTGCGTTGGGCCGTTGCAAGTGCTTCTGCACGTCTACAATTTTTGCGATTAGCTTTTGGTTTTTCAGGAGCAGCTGGGAGTCAAGTAGATACGCGTTCCGCTGAACAGGTTGCTCAACAATATATGAAGGAAGAAAAAGCAACATTAAAATGGCAAGCTCCTGCTTTGCTTTTACCAAAAAATGAAGTTAAACTTTTGCTTAATTTGTTATTGATTGCAAATACAACAGCTTCTCGTGGTGGTGAAATAGTTGTTATGATTTTGCAAGATGAAGATAAACGTTCTTTTCGGTTTGAGATTTGCGGTAAAACTTTACGTATTCCTGCTCATTTTGTTGCTTTATATAATGGAAGAATTCAAGAAGAACTTATCGATGCGCAAGTTATCCAGTTTTACTATACAATGTTACTTGCCGAAATGACAGCCATGGAAATAAACATTGAAGAAACTGCTAGTTGTATTGTTTTGGAGAGTACAAAGAATCTTTAA
- a CDS encoding DUF1134 domain-containing protein gives MALSLLTRWYKNIVPLIFLLFVKINAVHAQPQPIEHKDPYYSLQEIIDSGHTFFGRTAGGIAVAIENIFSQYGYPNAYILGEEASGAFFAGLTYGEGQLFTKSHGQHKVFWQGPSLGWDFGGQGSRLMILVYDLNNINNLWGRYGGIAGSAYLVAGVGFHVLKRKNILLIPVRTGIGARLGINVGYLKLTSKPTWNPF, from the coding sequence ATGGCTCTCTCTCTCCTAACACGCTGGTACAAAAATATCGTACCTTTGATATTCCTTTTATTCGTAAAAATAAACGCTGTACATGCTCAACCCCAACCAATAGAACACAAAGACCCCTATTATTCGCTGCAAGAAATTATCGATTCCGGGCATACTTTTTTTGGAAGAACTGCCGGCGGTATAGCAGTCGCAATTGAAAATATCTTTTCGCAATACGGTTATCCCAATGCCTATATTTTAGGCGAAGAAGCTTCTGGTGCCTTTTTTGCTGGATTAACCTATGGCGAAGGACAGCTTTTTACCAAAAGCCACGGTCAGCATAAAGTTTTTTGGCAAGGTCCCTCTTTGGGATGGGATTTTGGCGGTCAAGGCTCCCGTTTAATGATCTTAGTTTATGATCTCAATAATATAAATAATTTATGGGGACGCTATGGAGGTATTGCAGGTTCGGCCTATTTAGTAGCAGGTGTTGGTTTTCATGTCCTTAAACGCAAAAATATCTTATTAATTCCAGTACGTACAGGAATTGGCGCACGGCTTGGTATTAACGTAGGGTATTTAAAATTAACATCCAAACCAACATGGAATCCATTTTAA